In a single window of the Helicobacter felis ATCC 49179 genome:
- the cysS gene encoding cysteine--tRNA ligase, whose translation MQAVYIYDSKTKQKQLLEPLVGHDVKIYICGPTVYDHAHLGHARSAIAFDLLRRTLEQSGYVVEMVKNFTDIDDKIIAKAAQEGVSTSALSARYIESYTADMQALGVQKPHLEPKATAHLGAMFNIIQQLLDKGHAYQIDHDIYLDTHKDQAYGSLSGHIYNEADVSRLEDNPLKRHPQDFALWKSYKGESDVGYESPFGKGRPGWHLECSSMIFANMAYHDQAYQIDIHAGGSDLFFPHHENEACQTRCAFSQELAKYWMHNGFVNISGEKMSKSLGNSFYVKDALKIYDGEIVRNYLLGIHYRAVLHFNEEDLLASKKRLDKIYRLKKRALECATKTPPPSPNPNFQRAFLQALQDDLNISKALSVLEEHVHVCNEILDQATKQTRASMACAILEDLDYVNTLLGLGGKDPIAYFQLGVDATLLAHIEEQIARRLEAKKAKDFALADRIREDLAHQGILLMDTPQQTLWERL comes from the coding sequence ATGCAAGCCGTTTATATTTATGATAGCAAGACAAAGCAAAAACAGCTTTTAGAACCCCTTGTGGGTCATGATGTGAAAATTTATATCTGTGGTCCCACGGTTTACGATCATGCCCACTTAGGGCACGCGCGCAGTGCGATCGCCTTTGATCTGCTCAGGCGCACCCTAGAGCAGAGTGGGTATGTTGTAGAGATGGTCAAAAACTTTACCGATATTGATGATAAGATCATCGCCAAAGCCGCTCAAGAGGGGGTTAGCACTTCTGCTTTGAGCGCGCGCTATATTGAGAGCTACACAGCGGACATGCAGGCTTTAGGCGTGCAAAAACCCCACCTAGAACCCAAAGCAACCGCCCACCTAGGAGCAATGTTTAATATCATCCAACAACTCTTAGACAAGGGGCATGCCTACCAAATAGATCATGATATTTATTTAGACACCCATAAAGATCAAGCTTATGGCTCTTTGAGCGGACACATTTACAATGAAGCCGATGTGAGCCGCTTAGAGGACAACCCCCTAAAACGCCACCCCCAAGATTTTGCCCTGTGGAAATCTTATAAGGGGGAAAGCGATGTAGGTTATGAAAGCCCCTTTGGTAAAGGTCGGCCCGGGTGGCATTTGGAGTGCTCTAGCATGATTTTTGCTAACATGGCTTACCATGATCAAGCTTATCAGATTGATATTCATGCCGGAGGGAGCGATCTCTTCTTTCCCCACCATGAAAATGAAGCCTGCCAAACCCGTTGCGCCTTTTCTCAAGAGTTGGCCAAGTATTGGATGCACAATGGCTTTGTAAATATCTCCGGGGAGAAGATGAGCAAGAGTTTAGGCAATAGTTTTTATGTCAAGGACGCGCTAAAAATCTATGATGGGGAGATTGTGCGCAATTATCTTTTGGGAATCCACTACCGAGCGGTCTTGCATTTTAATGAAGAGGACTTGCTAGCTAGTAAAAAACGCCTTGATAAGATTTATCGCCTTAAAAAACGCGCCTTAGAATGCGCTACAAAAACCCCACCCCCAAGCCCTAATCCAAATTTTCAACGCGCATTTTTACAAGCCCTCCAAGACGATCTTAACATTTCTAAGGCTTTAAGCGTGTTAGAAGAACATGTCCATGTGTGCAATGAGATTCTTGATCAAGCCACTAAACAAACCCGCGCTTCTATGGCTTGCGCCATCTTAGAAGATCTTGACTATGTGAATACCCTGCTGGGTTTGGGGGGCAAAGACCCCATTGCCTATTTTCAATTAGGCGTGGACGCCACTCTTTTAGCCCATATTGAAGAGCAAATCGCACGCCGTTTAGAAGCCAAAAAGGCAAAGGATTTTGCCCTAGCCGATCGCATCCGTGAAGATTTGGCCCATCAGGGGATTTTACTTATGGACACCCCCCAACAAACCCTTTGGGAACGCTTATAG
- the purE gene encoding 5-(carboxyamino)imidazole ribonucleotide mutase has product MQKVAVIMGSKSDLEIVQKAFGILEEFEIPFEAHIFSAHRTPEALKAFAVQARDQGFGVLIAAAGKAAHLAGVIASLSTLPTIAIPMRGNDLQGLDSLLSSVQMPAGIPVACVGINAAENAALLAIEILALNSPKLQDKLAQKRQQQAMQILKEDQNIHLEYSRNS; this is encoded by the coding sequence ATGCAAAAAGTCGCCGTTATTATGGGTAGTAAGAGTGATTTAGAAATTGTCCAAAAAGCCTTTGGGATTTTAGAGGAATTTGAAATCCCCTTTGAGGCGCATATTTTTTCAGCCCACCGCACCCCTGAAGCCCTTAAAGCTTTTGCTGTGCAGGCGCGCGATCAAGGCTTTGGGGTTTTGATCGCTGCAGCGGGCAAGGCTGCGCACTTAGCCGGGGTGATCGCCTCTTTGAGCACTTTGCCTACAATCGCTATTCCCATGCGTGGGAATGATTTACAGGGGCTAGATTCTTTGCTTTCCAGTGTGCAAATGCCCGCAGGCATTCCTGTGGCGTGTGTGGGGATCAACGCCGCAGAGAACGCCGCGTTATTGGCTATAGAGATTTTAGCCCTAAACTCTCCCAAACTCCAAGACAAGCTCGCTCAAAAGCGCCAGCAACAAGCGATGCAAATTCTTAAAGAAGACCAAAATATCCATCTTGAATACAGCAGGAACTCATGA
- the purC gene encoding phosphoribosylaminoimidazolesuccinocarboxamide synthase, with protein MNIQKLLYEGKAKKVYSTDNPQHYIVEYKDEATAFNGAKKATLQGKGRLNNRISNTLMSYLNDHGVLTHLVQEMSPTQTLVKQLKMFPLEVIVRNRAAGSICKRLGFEEARAFAPPLVEFCYKNDALGDPFINDDHVRILNLATPEECATIKTLALKINTLLEAYFQKLDIILVDFKLEFGKDAQGTIILGDEVSPDTCRFWHAQSGEKLDKDRFREDLGGVCEAYEMILNKISQG; from the coding sequence ATGAACATACAAAAACTTCTCTATGAAGGCAAGGCCAAAAAAGTTTACAGCACAGACAATCCACAGCATTATATCGTGGAGTATAAGGACGAAGCCACCGCTTTTAATGGGGCTAAAAAAGCCACTCTGCAGGGTAAGGGGCGTTTGAATAACCGCATTAGCAACACGCTGATGAGTTATCTTAACGATCATGGGGTTTTAACCCATTTGGTTCAAGAGATGAGTCCTACTCAAACTTTAGTCAAACAATTAAAAATGTTCCCCCTAGAAGTGATTGTGCGTAACCGCGCGGCTGGGTCAATTTGCAAGCGTTTAGGATTTGAGGAAGCTAGAGCATTCGCTCCCCCACTTGTAGAGTTTTGTTATAAAAATGACGCGCTAGGCGATCCCTTTATCAATGACGATCATGTGCGCATTTTAAATTTAGCTACCCCTGAGGAATGCGCCACTATCAAGACTTTAGCCCTTAAAATTAACACCCTCTTAGAGGCATACTTTCAAAAGCTAGACATCATTCTTGTAGATTTTAAACTCGAATTTGGTAAGGACGCGCAGGGCACGATTATTTTAGGCGATGAGGTTTCTCCGGACACTTGTAGATTTTGGCATGCCCAAAGCGGGGAGAAGTTGGACAAGGATCGTTTTAGAGAAGATTTAGGCGGAGTGTGTGAAGCCTATGAAATGATTTTAAATAAAATCTCCCAAGGTTAG
- the purF gene encoding amidophosphoribosyltransferase, translated as MRSIREECGVFGAFSPQSAHLAPLCFSALCALQHRGQEGCGIAISSKGHFTYYKNTGLVGDVFKPQILEKLGAGEIGIGHVRYCTTGPNNRTNAQPILINHIKEPLAVVHNGNLVNSLELRRELELQGYIFHTSSDTEVIAYLIAKNRLKTSSLEEAIQAATPHLQGAYSLVIMSPSKLIALRDPLGFRPLCYGKTAEGIAVVASESCALDALGATALKDIAPGEMVSFSAEGIQTSHIPQKATSKICSFEYIYFARGDSVLEGKSVHLARLRAGAYLAKIHPVEADIVVGVPDSGIDAALGYAEASGIPYAVGFIKNRYISRTFITPQAEREEKLRLKLNPIIPNLKGKRIVLVDDSIVRGNTTKRIATLLRNVGVKEIHMRISSPPFIHPCFYGTDIDSEEHLIACKHSTEQIAQILGVDSLVYLPLEGITYMLEGLGFCAACFGGGYPTPIPSEQIRLSAPTHI; from the coding sequence ATGCGCAGTATTAGAGAGGAATGTGGAGTTTTTGGCGCATTTTCCCCACAGAGCGCGCACTTAGCCCCCCTATGTTTTAGCGCGCTGTGCGCCTTGCAACACAGAGGGCAGGAGGGTTGTGGGATTGCCATCTCTTCTAAGGGGCACTTCACCTATTACAAAAATACCGGGCTTGTAGGGGATGTCTTTAAGCCCCAAATTTTAGAAAAATTGGGAGCTGGGGAGATTGGCATAGGGCATGTGCGCTATTGCACCACCGGACCTAATAACCGCACCAACGCCCAGCCTATTCTTATTAACCACATCAAAGAGCCCCTAGCCGTTGTGCATAATGGAAATTTGGTTAACTCTTTGGAGTTGCGCCGTGAGTTGGAGTTACAAGGCTATATTTTTCATACCTCTAGTGATACGGAAGTGATCGCCTATCTCATCGCCAAAAACAGACTTAAAACTTCTAGTTTGGAAGAGGCGATCCAAGCTGCAACCCCCCATCTTCAAGGGGCGTATTCTTTAGTGATCATGTCGCCTAGTAAACTTATCGCCCTGCGCGACCCCCTTGGATTCCGCCCCCTTTGTTATGGCAAAACCGCTGAGGGGATCGCGGTCGTGGCTTCTGAGAGTTGCGCTTTAGACGCGCTAGGGGCGACTGCACTCAAAGACATCGCACCCGGAGAGATGGTGAGCTTCTCAGCAGAGGGGATTCAAACAAGTCATATCCCTCAAAAGGCGACCTCTAAAATCTGCTCTTTTGAGTATATTTATTTTGCTAGGGGGGATTCGGTGCTTGAGGGCAAGAGTGTGCACTTAGCCCGCTTGAGAGCGGGGGCATATTTAGCCAAAATCCACCCGGTAGAGGCAGATATTGTCGTGGGTGTGCCCGATTCAGGGATTGATGCAGCACTGGGTTATGCGGAGGCTTCGGGCATCCCTTATGCTGTGGGTTTTATTAAAAACCGCTACATCAGTCGGACTTTTATCACCCCCCAAGCAGAGCGCGAGGAAAAGTTACGCCTCAAACTCAACCCCATTATTCCTAATTTAAAGGGCAAGCGGATCGTGCTGGTTGATGATTCGATTGTGCGGGGCAACACCACCAAGCGTATCGCTACGCTACTGCGCAATGTGGGCGTGAAAGAAATCCACATGCGTATCAGCTCCCCCCCCTTTATCCACCCCTGTTTTTATGGCACAGATATAGACTCCGAAGAACATCTCATCGCCTGCAAGCATTCTACTGAGCAGATCGCCCAAATTCTAGGTGTGGATTCTTTGGTCTATTTGCCCTTAGAGGGGATTACTTATATGCTTGAGGGGTTAGGATTTTGTGCAGCATGTTTTGGAGGCGGGTATCCTACTCCCATTCCTAGCGAGCAAATCCGCCTCAGCGCACCAACTCATATTTAA
- the purM gene encoding phosphoribosylformylglycinamidine cyclo-ligase — protein sequence MHSHYKNAGVDVQAGYESVERIQKHIARTRIQESNTLGGFGGLFALNLEGFSQPMLVSGADGVGTKLKLAFAFGGHESVGVDCVAMCVNDVICLGAKPLFFLDYIALAQNEPSKVEHIVAGMAQGCIEAGCELLGGETAEMPGFYAPKEYDLAGFCVGIVDKSKLLNVENVHAGDAIIGLASSGLHSNGFSLVRKILQDRSIDPSTYTLAGQNLAQILLTPTKIYVKAILKLLEHLPIKSLAHITGGGFYENVPRALPAGLQAKITKNTFATPPIFDFLAQEGGIAQEEMFHVFNMGIGMVVILPAVHAQEALELLRACDQEAYKIGEVQEGRGVELCDS from the coding sequence ATGCACAGCCATTATAAAAATGCCGGGGTGGATGTTCAGGCGGGCTATGAGTCTGTAGAGCGCATCCAAAAGCACATCGCACGCACCCGTATTCAAGAGTCCAACACTCTAGGGGGATTTGGGGGGCTCTTTGCGCTCAATTTGGAGGGGTTTAGCCAACCTATGTTAGTGAGCGGGGCTGATGGCGTGGGCACCAAGTTAAAGCTAGCTTTTGCCTTTGGAGGGCATGAGAGTGTGGGGGTGGACTGCGTGGCGATGTGTGTGAATGATGTGATCTGTCTTGGGGCTAAACCTCTTTTCTTTTTAGATTACATCGCTTTGGCCCAAAATGAGCCTAGCAAGGTAGAACACATTGTCGCTGGCATGGCGCAAGGTTGCATCGAGGCAGGTTGTGAATTGTTGGGCGGAGAGACTGCCGAGATGCCCGGCTTTTATGCGCCCAAAGAATACGATCTAGCTGGCTTTTGTGTGGGGATTGTGGATAAAAGCAAACTTCTAAATGTAGAAAATGTGCACGCAGGTGATGCCATCATTGGGCTAGCTTCTAGTGGTTTGCATTCTAATGGTTTTTCTTTGGTGCGCAAGATTTTACAAGATCGCTCTATTGATCCCTCTACCTACACCCTTGCAGGGCAAAACCTTGCTCAAATCCTCTTAACCCCAACAAAAATCTATGTCAAAGCGATCTTAAAGCTTTTAGAGCACCTCCCCATCAAATCCCTAGCCCATATCACGGGTGGGGGGTTTTATGAGAATGTCCCGCGCGCTCTGCCTGCAGGTTTGCAAGCCAAAATTACTAAAAACACTTTTGCAACCCCGCCCATCTTTGACTTTCTAGCCCAAGAGGGGGGCATAGCACAAGAGGAGATGTTTCATGTCTTTAATATGGGGATTGGAATGGTGGTTATCTTGCCCGCTGTGCATGCCCAAGAAGCCTTAGAGCTCTTAAGAGCATGCGATCAAGAGGCTTATAAAATTGGAGAAGTGCAAGAAGGCAGAGGAGTAGAGCTATGCGACTCTTAA
- a CDS encoding IMP cyclohydrolase: protein MRLLSETLQNQRYFGRGIIVGRAPKSPHVFLAYFLMGRSAQSQNRFFSLEGKNLQIAFVDPQSVADPSLIFYPPIVQQNNHIIITNGSQTQILQQSLLSGQDFQHALNQQSFEPDSPHFTPRISALIHLQPQNFSYQMGLVKNIQGTCARFSFNYESASGVGHFLHTYNHDANPLPSFEGEPKPIVLPSTLEELGNTLWEGLDLEYKIALCVQSVHLDTHQVQTYIYNKYSKDC from the coding sequence ATGCGACTCTTAAGTGAAACTCTGCAAAACCAACGCTATTTTGGGCGCGGGATCATTGTGGGTAGAGCCCCCAAGAGCCCCCATGTGTTTTTAGCTTATTTTTTAATGGGGCGTAGCGCGCAGAGCCAAAACCGCTTTTTTAGCCTAGAGGGTAAGAATCTACAAATTGCCTTTGTAGACCCTCAAAGTGTCGCTGACCCCTCTTTGATCTTTTACCCTCCCATCGTGCAGCAAAATAACCATATCATCATCACTAATGGGAGTCAAACCCAGATATTACAGCAGTCTTTGCTCTCAGGACAGGATTTTCAACACGCCCTAAACCAACAGAGTTTTGAACCCGATTCCCCCCATTTTACCCCTAGGATCAGCGCGCTGATTCACTTGCAACCCCAAAATTTTAGCTACCAAATGGGCTTAGTCAAAAATATACAGGGGACTTGTGCGCGTTTTTCCTTTAACTATGAGAGTGCGAGCGGTGTGGGGCATTTCTTACACACTTATAATCATGACGCTAACCCTCTGCCCTCCTTTGAGGGCGAACCTAAACCTATTGTGCTCCCCTCTACTCTTGAGGAGCTGGGTAACACCCTTTGGGAAGGCTTGGATTTGGAGTATAAGATCGCGCTGTGTGTGCAATCTGTGCACCTAGACACCCATCAAGTCCAAACCTACATTTACAATAAATACAGCAAGGATTGCTAA